The genome window CGTGGCGGCGGCGCCGTCCTCAAGATAGTATTTCGTGTCCTGGCAGAGCACCGCTATGCACACCGGCGCATGTTCGATGAATTTTCCGTTCTCGGTCACGGCGGCTATCTGCCGACGCACGTCAGCTGTCTTGACGACGACGAATTCCCAGGGCTGAACGTTCCGTGCGGTAGCCGCCAGCTGCCCGGCACGGACTATGTTCCCGATGATATCATCCGCTACGGCATCCGTTTTGAATGACCGTACGCTCCTTCGCGTATAGAGCATGGTAAGTCCGTCCATGGTTCCCTCCGAAATGCACCCATAGTATATATCGGAAAAAAACGATTAAAAGGGCTTGACAGAATAATAATAATATGTTAACATGTGGTCACTACCGACCGGCAAACCGATCTGGTATCTCTTTTCTGGGAGGAAGAGATGTCAGCAAGACGCAACCTGCGTACTCTGCTATTCTACATCATCGTTCTCGCTGCAATTCCTGCTGCAGTGTCTTTTGCGCAATCCATTCCCATACCCTTCGTCGATGTGCGCGTGAAGGAGGCACAGTCTCCGCGTGAGGTGTCACTCGGACTGCAAATACTGTTCCTTCTTACTATCCTTTCCCTCGCGCCATCGATCGTCATCATGGTCACGAGCTTTCTGCGCGTGTCCATCGTCCTCAGTTTTCTCCAGCGCGCCTTGTCGCTGCAGGAAACGCCGCCCCGCGCCATCATCATGGGGCTTTCGCTTTTTCTTACTTTTTTCATCATGCAGCCGACGCTCAATGAAATGAACAAGCGTGCACTTGAGCCGTATCTTGCCGGGAAGATCGGCGTGAACGATTTCTTCGGACAGGTGGAGCAGCCGCTCAGGAAATTCATGCTCACTACGCTCAACTCCAAGGGCGGCATGTCGAATCTGGACCTGTTCATCTATCTCTCGAAAAAGGGATCGCTCAAGGACCCTGCGAGCATACCGACGTCGGTGATTATTCCGGCATTCGTCATCAATGAACTTACCGTCGCCTTTAAGATGGGGATATTCCTTTTCATCCCGTTCATCGTCATCGATCTCATCGTTGCCGCGGCGCTCATGGCAATGGGGATGATAATGCTCCCGCCTGTCATGATCTCGCTGCCGCTTAAGCTTATTTTATTTATTGCCGTCGACGGCTGGAAACTCATATCCTATCAGCTTGTGCAAAGTTATAAGTGAGGGAAGGGGCATGTCGCAGTCGGAGATAATGAAACTTGCCATTGACGCGATGTGGGTGATGCTCTATGTGTCCGCACCCATACTCATCGTGAGCGTCGTTGTCGGTCTTATCATTTCCATTTTTCAGGCGACGACGAGCATTCAGGAACAGACGCTCACCTTCGTACCGAAGATCGTCGCTATTGTCGCGGTCATCATAGTCATGGGCGGCTGGATGCTCACCATGCTCACCCAGTACACGATGGGTATATTCAAAGCGCTGCCGATGCTGGCGCGGTAAGGGAGGACGGGTGCAGGAGTTCGTTCAGTTCACTCAGCTCTATGTGCTCATCATGGTGCGGATGTTCGCCATACTCATGGTCGCACCGGTGTATTCTTCTACCGTCATCCCGGTACAGCTCAAAGGCATACTTGCGTTCGTCATCACGGCGATATTGTTCCCGCTCATCGCGGACAAGGCGGGCGCTGTGCCCACGGCGCTCGTGCCTTTCGTGCTTGCCGCCGCCAATGAGGCGATGATAGGGATACTCATCGGGTTCCTTATGACGATAATATTCGCGGCGTTCCAGACGGCAGCGCGCTTTTTCGAGGTGCAGATGGGCTTCGGCGTGACCGACACCATCGACCCGCTCTCGCAGATATCCATACCGATCATCGGGCAGTTCCAGAATCTTATCGCAACACTCGTGTTCTTTGCCATCAAGGGGCATCATCTCGTCATACTCGCGCTCTATGAAAGCTATAAAAGCCTGCCGGTGCTCGGTACGCAGTCGAAGAAAGTGTTCACCACCGGCGGCGGCGCCATCGTCGATCAGCTCATCCATTTTACGAATGCGATGTTCTTCGTGTCGCTGCAGCTCGCCTTCCCGATACTTGCAACGCTTTTCGTTCTCACGCTCGCCCTCGGGCTCCTTGCGAAGGCCGCTCCGCAGATGAACATGCTCATGCTCGGTTTCCCGTTCCAGGTGGCCGTCGGCATCATCACGATAATGGTGATAACCCCGATGCTCGTCGGGACCATCGCTGATGTCCTGCAGGTCACCTTCCGCGATATCTTCCGTTTTGTCGACGGTTTGGGAACGGCGCGATGAAGACATGCGGATTCGCGCAGATCGGTGTCATGCCGTTGGATCGTGCGGCGAGTGCGCCCATGGTCGTTTCGCTCCTCAGGTGGCGCGAGGGCGTTTCGTGCTCACGGAAAAAACATTCTCAATTCGCGATCGAAGAGCGCAGAGGGAAACAGCGTACTGCGGCGTACTACGACCCGTTCCGCGACGATGTGTTCCGATACGATCTTTCGCTTTTTGCCGCTGACGATGAAGGCAGGACAGAACAGCCGTCCGACAGGAAGCGCCGCCGTGCCCGTGAAGAAGAGGGACGTGTCGTCAATTCCATAGAGATTAATCAGACGCTTTCCTTAGGCGCCGGCGTCGCCGCGATCGTGCTTCTTTTGCCGTACTGCATCACCCAGGTCCGGGAATACACGGTGAAAACGCTTTCCGGCATTGGAAAAGCGGATGCTGTCATCACGACGCAGAACTATCAGTCGCTGTTCATGGATATGGGTATGGTGACGTTCAAGGTGCTCGGGCCGCTGCTCATCGTGCCGCTCATTATCGGGCTGTTGTCGAATCTGGCGCAGACACGCTTTCTCTTCACGTCGAAGAACATCAAGTTCGATCTCAAGCGCATCGCTTTTTCCTGGTCCAACTTCAAGCAGCGAGTGTTCTTCTCGAAGCAGAATATCATGAATCTCGCCAAGATCGCGTTCAAGATAGTCGTCATCACCGTATTTACCGTTATGACGATCACGAGCCATTATCGGGAGCTTATTGCGACGCTCAAGATATCCCCGGCGCAGTCGGCGCTGCTCCTCGGGCAGATATCGCTTGATCTCATGATAAAGGTGCTCGTGTTCCTCGCCGTCATTTCCGTCATTGATTACATTTTCCAGCAGCGGCAGTACATCGACAGCTTGAAGATGACGAAGGCCGAGGTCAAAGAGGAAATGAAGGAATTGGAAGGCGACCCGGCGGTCAAGGGGCGCATACGCGAGATGATGCATAAGCTCGCGTTCCGCAATATGTACAAGTCGATACCGGAAGCCGATGTCATCATAACCAACCCGACGCATTTCGCCTGCGCGCTCAAGTATGAAGCGGCTGCAATGCAGGCCCCGCAGCTCGTTGCGAAAGGTGCCGATGCGGTGGCGCTTCGCATACGCCAGATAGCCGAGGAGAACGGCGTGTCGATCATTGAGAATCGCGAGCTTGCGCGGCATCTCTACTATAATGTTGAGATTAACGAATACATCCCTGAGCAGCTTTACAATGTTGTATCATTGATCCTAGCGAAGGTCTATCGTATGCGCGACGAACGCGCATCGGTACGAATGGCGGGGTAGGTAGCGTATGGCAGACGCGACAATAGCCGGGCCGTTCAACTTCCTCCCGAAGAACTGGCTTAAGAACAGCGACCTTCTTTTTGCCGCGGCGGCTATCCTTGTCGTCGCCATGCTCATCATCCCGCTGCCGGCATTCCTGCTCGATATCCTTCTTATCCTTGACATACTGCTGAGCCTGCTTGTGCTCCTCATGGTCATGAACGTCAAAAGTGCGAGCGAGTTCAGCGTATTCCCGTCGCTCCTGCTCGTCATGACGGCGTTCCGTCTTGCGCTCAACGTTTCGGCCACAAGGCTTATCCTCACGCAGGGAACGAATTTCAAGGGGCGCATCATCAGCGCATTCGGTGATTTCGTCGTTTCCGGGAATATCATCGTCGGGGTGCTGATATTCATCATCCTTATCATTGTGCAGTTCATCGTCATCACCAAGGGCGCGACGCGCGTTGCCGAGGTCGCCGCCCGTTTTGCCTTGGACAGTATGCCGCCCAAAATGCTTGCTGTCGATGCCGAGCTCAATGCGGGTGCCATTACCGAGAAGGAAGCCAATGATCGGCGGCTGAAGATACGGCAGGAATCCGATTTCTACGGCACCATGGACGGTGCCACGAAATTCGTCCAGGGCGACGTCATCGCCGGCATCATCATTACCTTCGTCAATATCATCGGCGGATTCGTCATCGGTATAGCCATGCGCGGTGAATCGCTTGAGGTCGCTGCGAACGCGTATACGCGGTTCACCATCGGCGACGGTCTCGTGACGCAGATACCGGCGTTCTTCATGAGCTTCGCCACCGGCCTTCTCGTAACGCGATCGGCGAGCGAGAACAATCTCGGTACACAGATCGTTTCGCAGGTGCTTGCCAATCCGAAGAACCTGTTCGTCGCAGCGGGGTTCGCTTTCGTCATGGCGTGGCTCCCCGGCTTCCCGACCATTATCCTCCTCATTTTCGCTGTGGGCATAGCGTTCATAGCATGGAATATACAGCGTCAGAACGAGGAGCTCGGGCTCACGAGCAAAGGAGCGGAGGAAACGGCCGCACGCAAGGGCCCCATCGATGTGTCCTCGCTGCTTAAGGTGGAACCGATAGAACTTTCCATCGGGGCGAATCTCATTCCCCTCGTCGATGAATCACAGGGGGGGGATCTCCTCAACCGCGTCACCAATCTCAGGCGCGAGCTTGCGCTTGAAATGGGTATGGTCGTGCCGCCGGTGCGCATTACCGACAATGCGAACATAGAGCCTGAAGAGTACGTCGTGAGCATCAACGGCACTGAAATGGCGCGCGGCAATGTGCGCTCGAGCAATCTCCTCGCGCTCAATCAGAAAGGCGACGGGGATAAGCTCGATGGAGAGCTTACGAAAGAACCCGCGTTCGGTCTCCCGGCATATTGGATATCGTACGAGGACAGGGACCTTGCTGAGAAAAAAGGCTATATGGTCTTCTCGCCGACGGCCGTCATCGCTACGCATCTGACGGAGACGATAAAACGCAACGCGATGATACTCCTCGGGCGCCAGGAAGTGCAGAAGATACTGGATGTGCTCAAGGAAACCCATCCGACACTGGTGTCGGAAGTCACCGGGAAGCCCAACGCCATCGGTTATGTGCAGAAGGTCATGCAGCATCTCCTTTCCGAGGGCGTATCGATACGCAATACCGTGGTCATCATGGAATCGGTCGCCGATGCGTTCGACGCGCAGATCGGTCCGGATCAGGCATCCGAGCTCGTGCGGCAGCGGCTGGCCCATCAGCTGTCGCGACAGCATGCGAGCACGGACAATACGATACGCGTCATCTCGCTCTCACAAACGATGCAGGAGGAGATAAGCAATGCCCTGGCCGAAGGGGGGGATGGCCGGGGACAGACGGTGGCCATGGAGATAGGGGCCATGCAGGCGCTCGTAAAACGGCTGAAGGAAGCCGCCAAACTGGTCGGGGAGCGCGGCTACGAGAGCGTACTCCTCACATCGCCGCTCATACGCAGGGGTATGTACAATCTCGTATCGAAAAATGTAGGGAAAATGGGGGTGGTTTCATCGGCGGAGATAGCCCCCGGGTACAAGGTCGAGTCGCTTGTGCTGATAAAGTAGGGAGAAATACAGTCAATGGAATTCACGGCTATCCGATAATAGTAACAATAAGGAAGAGCGAGGAGGCATCAGTATGCGTGAGAAGAAATTCTTCGGAAAGAGCAGGAGTGACGTGCTTGCCAAGGTCCGTAAGGAGTGCGGCGAGAATTTTTACATCATCCAGGTGAAAAAGATCGTGCGAAAGCATTTTTTCGGGTTCAATGACGAGTCGTTCGAAGTGCTCGTGGCCATACCCGAGTTCTTCCTTACGCCCGACGTCCACTAAGCAGATCTGGGGAGGGAGCATGCTTGATATTCGAATGTACCGGGGAAAGACGCGCAAAGAGGCGTTGTGCAATGCGCGCGTCGCTCACGGGAGCAATTTCACCATCCTGAGCGAGAAAGAGGTTTCCAAGGGCGGCATTGCCGGTATTATCGGCGGCAAGAACGGCAGGACGGAATACGAAGTTCGCATCATGCTCCAAAGTCAGAACTATACTGTACTGGACGAGAAGCCGCGCGGCATGCGGGACCCTGAGCTCGCGAAACATACCCCGGTAAAGACCGAAGAGATCGATCAGCGCATCTATGCCATAAACAAAGCCGCCCCGCGGGACGTCCCTCGTTCCTCGCCGCGGGAAGCGCGTGAAATACCCCGAGAAGCACCCGCACCGATAACGGAAGCAGCGAACGCGTTCGGGAATAAGCTCGATAATCTCGAACAGAAATTCGAAATGCTCATGTCCATGATGATGGAAACGCGTGCGAAAGAAGCCGCGCCGCCGACGGAAGAGCCGCCGGTGCGCCGTGAGCGTGCTGTTGAACCGGAAGCCCTGCGGGAGAGCACGTATGCTCGCCCGGTACCGGTGCTCAATGACAATGCCGGTATCGCGGAAGACGATTCATTCGCCGATGTCCCGCTGTTCCGAAGTGCCATGGCGGAGCGTCCCGCGAAGAAAAAAGAGAGCGCAGCATCCGCCGCCCGCGAGGTGTACTATACGGAAGCGCATACTGCTGAAAAAGCGCCGAAAGCCGATGAGGCTGCCGGTGACGCCATATCACGGCATCTATCGCTTCTGCGCCGCCGGGAATTCCCCGAGGACGCTATCGATGAATTGCGCGATTATCTCTACCGGCAGTCCGATGCGCGTTTCTATCAGGACAATGAGACCGTGAAAGCGGCGATAGAGAAATATTTCGATGCCAACCTCTTCCTCTCCAAGGGCATAGCGCTCTCGCAGCGCAAGAAGATAATCATGCTCGTCGGACCCACCGGCGTCGGCAAGACCACGACGATACCGAAGCTTGCTTCGCTTTTCCGCACCGTGCGCGAGGATATGAAATTCGTAACGCTTGACTGCTACCGCATCGCTGCGGAGGAGCAGCTGCGTCGGTATGCGGACATCATGAAGGTGCCGTTCGCCATCTGCCGCAATCCCGAATCGTTCCGCGAGGAAGTGCTGTCGTTCAAGGGCAACGGGATCATTTTCGTCGATTCGGTGGGACGTTCCCCGAAGAACGCGCAGGAAATAATGGAAGTGAGCAAGTATATCAAGAACGCCGGCCGCATCGATATGGATATACAGCTCGTCCTCTCCGCGACGACGAAGTATCACGACGCGCTCGACATCATCGATAATTTCAAGATGCTCAATTACAGCGGGGCGATAATCACCAAGCTCGATGAGACGAACTATATCGGGTCGGTGCTCTCGGCGGTCATCAAGAGCCGCACCGCGCTCTCGTATCTCTGCGTCGGACAGAGCGTGCCCAAGGACATCATTGAGGCGGCGAAAGGCAAGGCGCATCTCATGGACAGGATCTACGGAGTATGACACGCATATGACCGACCAGGCAGAAGAACTCCGAAAGATGATGAGCGGGCCCGTGCAGTATCAGCAGCGGGTCATAGCGGTAACGAGCGGCAAGGGCGGCGTGGGGAAGACCAATGTCGCCATCAATCTCGGCATCGCGCTCTCACGGTACAAGAAGAAAGTGATAATCATGGACGCCGATCTCGGGCTCGCCAATGTGAACGTCATACTCGGGAAGATACCCGAATTCAATCTCTTCCACGTGATGAAGGGTCTGAAGAAGATGCGCGATATCGTCATCACGACGAATTACGGGATACGATTCATCGCCGGTGCATCGGGATTTTCTCAGCTAGCGAACCTTACCGAAGAGAGCCGGATGAACCTTGTGAAGGGGCTTGAGGAGTTGAACGACGCCGATATCATCATCATCGATACCGGCGCGGGTGTCTCCAACAATGTGCTCTCGTTCGTGCTCGCCGCGGATGAGGTGATAATCGTAACGACGCCGGAACCGACCGCGATAACCGATGCCTACGGTATCATCAAGGCGATATCCGCCGAAGCGTCCAATCCCGAGCTCAAGCTCATCGTCAACCGCGTGAAGTCGGTCGTCGAAGCGCGCAAGGTGAGCGAGCGTGTGGTGAATATCGCGAGCCAGTTCCTCAACATGAAGGTGAATTACCTCGGGTTCGTTTTCGAGGATGAGATAATATCGCAGGCCGTCATACGGCAGATGCCGTTCATCGAATTCGACGCCCGCGCCCGTGCCTCCCTCTGCCTCGATCACCTGGCGCAGCGGCTCCTCAAGATAACGGAGAAGGAATTCCGCGAGCCGAAAGGGCTTGCCGGTTTCGTGAAAAGTATCGTCGACTTCTATTCGGAATGAACCGTGGCGGATGATGTGATCACAAAAATACGCGACACGCTCAGGCGCAATGCCGATGTGCAGGCGTTCCTGGCGGGTTTTGTCATCGGCTGGATATTCTCGTTCATCGTCGCATTGATGAATCACCATGGCTTTTTCGCATCGTTCGGACGCGGGCTCATCGGCGCTGTCGTCGTCGGTGCCGTGTTCTGGGGTGTGAAGTTCGCCGTCTATAAAGCGGCCCCGGAGCTTTTTGAAAAGGACGATGCTCCCCGCGAGGGTGATGCGGCGTCATTCCCGGAAGGGATACCGACAGCATCTGCATCACCTGCCCCGGCCGGATCCGCTCCTGTCGATGGTACGCCGTCCCGGGCGACCGCAGCCGCCGCCTATGCCGCCGGGAATCGCAGTAATGAACCGATGTTCGTCCCGCCGCCCTCTGCCAATGCAGTGCGTGAGGAAGAAGAGAGAAAAGCGAGATATGCCCTTACACGATCGAATGTCGATGGTTTGGAGGATGATTACGCTTCAACGATAGCGGCATCGCCCTCGTCGCCGACGCCTTTTCCGGCGGCGCCACCCCCGGTGACACCTACCCAGCCTGTCGCTCCTTCGGGGAATGATACGGTTCTTCCGACCGCACCGGTCATGGATGACGTGTCGCCCCCGCTTATTCCCAGTGTGGACCCAATGGATGATGTTGATAAAAATTCGAATTTAAGGCATAATACCACGGCTACTCCACCCGCATCCGATACTATCGATGCCATCATCGCTCCCCCGACGAAGTCGCTCATCGATGATTTTGCGCTCGACAAGGCGAAAGAGCAGATGCGGATAGAGTCGCGATCGAACGATGAAGCGGAGGGGAGCGTACGCGGGTTCACGAAAAGCCAGTCGGGGGGATCGTTCGTGTACGATAAGAATCGGGAGATAAAGCTCCCGAACAACCCTGAGGTCATGGCGCGTGCGGTACGTACGATGCTGAAGCGGGACACGGACGGCGGGAAGTGAATGACGATTTTCCACGGGAAGGAGAATGGAGTCAGTGAAGATCACGGATGAGAACGAGCTTGAGCACTGGCGCAAGTACAAAAAGAAGAAGACTTCGGCGCTTCGCGAAGCGCTCATAAAGAAGTATGCCCCGCTCGTGAAGTACGTGGCGGGGAAGATCGCGATGTCCATGCCCGAGAACATCGATTTCAATGACCTTGTCAGCGACGGTTCCTTCGGTCTTATCGATGCCGTCGAAAAATACGATCCCGACCGGGACATAAAATTCAAGACCTATGCGGTCACCCGTATCCGCGGCGCCATATTCGATGCGCTCCGTTCGCGCGACTGGGTCCCGCGTTCGATGCGCAAGAAAGCGAAAGAGATAGAACGTGCCGTGCAGATACTCGAGGCGAAATTCGGCCGCGATGTGAGCGATGATGAGGTCGCCAAAGAGATAGGCATGGATATGGACGAGTACCAGAAGGTGATGAAACGCATCACCGAGTCGTCGGTGGTCTCGCTCAATGATGTGTACTACACCGGTGATGATTCGGATGAGATATCGTTCGCCGATACGCTTGCCGGCCCCGAGGGGCTCAATCCCGATATCCTCGCCGAACGCGACGAGATACGAGGGACCATCGTAGAGGCGCTCAAGACGCTCCCTGAAAAAGAGAAGCAGGTGCTCATCCTCTATTATTATGAGGACCTCACGCTCAAGGAAATAGGCGCGGTGCTCAACGTGACCGAAAGCCGCGTATCGCAGCTGCATACGAAAGCCATTCAGGAATTGCGCTACAAGCTCAATGAAATAAAGAAGAGTCTCGTCTAATCATTGACAAGGCGTATCGCGCATGAATGAACTCAAAAAAATGATACTGGCGGGCGACCTGTACCGCACTATGAAGGACGCGCCGCGCCGCGTTGAATTCGCCGTCCCGTCGGTGGAGGCGGGTCTCAGGAAAGCGGCCGAGTATTTTCGCTGCGCTGTCGAGGACGTTGCCTACGATATCATCGAGAACGGCAAAGAGGGTGTGTTCGGCGTCGGCGGGAAACCGTACCGCGTGTCGTTCAGCTATACCCCGAGCATCCAGGGCTCGCTTCTGTCCGCTCGGTCGGAAGAGCAATTCATCCTGGGCCCGCTTCCGGATGCGCGCAAGGTCATCGAGCCCAAGGATAAAGACAGTGAAGCGACGGTACGCGTGACGCGCAATGGCGTCATGCTCAAGGTCACGCCGAAAAAAGGGAAGGGCAAGGCTATCGAGGATCCGTTGGTGGTGCAGCAGATGCTCCTTGCAAAGGAGATATTCCAGTACGATGTGGAACTCGTCAATAGGATCGTAAAACAGGCCAAGGGACAGTCGATCAAGATAGCCGACTGGCAGCCGAACATCTACAACGACGGGCGCGTAACGCTCGATATCGCCGAAGACGAGATGCGCGTATTCGTCAATGTCTCCGCGCCGCAGAAGACCGGACGTGAGATAGACGAACAGGACATCAGGGAGATGCTCGAGAGTAACAGTGTCTCCTACGGCATCGATGAAAAGGCGATAAAAGAGGTCGTCGAACGATCGATAACCGGCAGGCCCTTCCTTATCGCAACAGGCACGCCCGCCGTGAACGGCGAGAACGCGCGCATTGAATACAAGGTCGATATCGAGAAGAAGAACGTCCCCAAGGCCATCGATGAGAATTCCGATGTCGATTATAAGGACCTGAGCATCATTGAGAACGTCACCGTCGGACAGGTGCTTGCGCAGAAGATAGAGGCGAGCGACGGTGTTCCCGGCAAGACGGTCAAGGGCCGCTTCATGGAGGCCAAGAAAGGGAAGGATATCGAGTTCGGCGATATCCTGGGACAGAACGTCGAAATGTCGGCAGACAAGACAAAAGTGGTGTCCAAGATCAACGGGCAGGTGGTCAATAATTTCAATAAGCTTTCCGTGGAACCGATATTCACGGTCAAGGGCGATGTGGGTCCGGAGACGGGGAATATCACGTTTCTCGGCAATGTCATCGTCGGCGGCAATGTTCTCGATAATTACAAGATACAGGCCGCGGGGAATATCGATATCAAGGGCTCGGTCGGGAAGGCCGAACTCGATTCCGAAGGCGACATCATGGTCAAGCTCGGCATCCAGGGCAAGGGCGGCGCGAAGCTCAAGGCCGGCAATGATGTCATCGTGAAATTCCTTGAGAACGCGCATGTCGATGTCGGGCGCGATGTGGTCGTCACCGAATCGATCATGCATTCAACGATCGATGCCGGGCGGCGCGTCATACTCGTCGGCAGGAAATCCGTTATTACCGGCGGGCGCGTCCGTGCGTTCGAAGAGGTCAATGCGAAGGTGTTCGGCTCCGCCTCATCGGCGAAGACCGTCATCGAGGTGGGCATCGCCCCGCGCATTCGCCAGCGCATGGACGATCTGAACGCCGAAAAAGAGGGCATAGAGAAAACGATCGAAGAGCTCGGGCGCAACGTCAAAACGCTCGAGGGGCTTGCCAAGGCGAAAAAACTCGACGAGGAGAAAGAGAAGCTCTTTACCGATTCGAAGCAGAAGTACGCCGATGATCAGGCACGCATGATCGCCATTGCGAAAGAACTTGAGGAGATAACCGCATATCTCATGGGCGTACAGGTGGAGGCCCGTATCTCCGCAGCGAAGACGGTGTTCCCCGGCGTCCGCGTAGCGGTAAAGAGCGCGTACCTCGATGTGCGCGATACGTTCAAGGCCGTCACCTTTTTCGAGGAAGCGAACAATATCCAGATAGAAGCATACAAGGGTACACCGACGCAGGTGAAACGGGCGGCGGTGTAGGAGGCGATCGATGAGCATATCGCCCCTCGATCTGCAGCAGATATACGCACAGCAGGTGAACGTGAGCCGTTCCGAGCATGCGCGTGTCGTCGAGCGCGCGCTTGCCGTGCAGTCCGAGGACCTCGATATCTACCGCGATTCCGCCCTCAGGGATTCCACCGTCATGCGCGGAAATGAGACCTCAGAAAGCCGTTCCGTGCGGGAGCGGCGCGAGGGAAAGGGCCGGCGTTTTCTCTACCGGAATTATCGCCGCAGGAAAGGACCGGACGGCGAGGCTGTCATCGAAGGGGAATTCTCCCCCGATGCCGTT of Spirochaetota bacterium contains these proteins:
- a CDS encoding FapA family protein, whose protein sequence is MNELKKMILAGDLYRTMKDAPRRVEFAVPSVEAGLRKAAEYFRCAVEDVAYDIIENGKEGVFGVGGKPYRVSFSYTPSIQGSLLSARSEEQFILGPLPDARKVIEPKDKDSEATVRVTRNGVMLKVTPKKGKGKAIEDPLVVQQMLLAKEIFQYDVELVNRIVKQAKGQSIKIADWQPNIYNDGRVTLDIAEDEMRVFVNVSAPQKTGREIDEQDIREMLESNSVSYGIDEKAIKEVVERSITGRPFLIATGTPAVNGENARIEYKVDIEKKNVPKAIDENSDVDYKDLSIIENVTVGQVLAQKIEASDGVPGKTVKGRFMEAKKGKDIEFGDILGQNVEMSADKTKVVSKINGQVVNNFNKLSVEPIFTVKGDVGPETGNITFLGNVIVGGNVLDNYKIQAAGNIDIKGSVGKAELDSEGDIMVKLGIQGKGGAKLKAGNDVIVKFLENAHVDVGRDVVVTESIMHSTIDAGRRVILVGRKSVITGGRVRAFEEVNAKVFGSASSAKTVIEVGIAPRIRQRMDDLNAEKEGIEKTIEELGRNVKTLEGLAKAKKLDEEKEKLFTDSKQKYADDQARMIAIAKELEEITAYLMGVQVEARISAAKTVFPGVRVAVKSAYLDVRDTFKAVTFFEEANNIQIEAYKGTPTQVKRAAV